ATGAGAAGAAGGATTAAAAACAATTTCAAGATTAAATATATCGACTGGATGGGATATTGGTAGATCTAGTCTTCTATCCATTCCGAATATTCGGAGGAAGGGTTTCGTGAACAAGTTGGCCATTCACCTTCAGGATATCCTAAATGAAATAACCCCAAACATTTATCCTTTTCACCTAAGCCTAAAAATTCTTTCATTTCTTCCGAGTAGGTTTTTCCTCCCGTTCCCCAATAACAACATATTCCATGTGCAGTTGCCGTAAGGTGCATGTTTTGTACCGCACATGCCACAGCTTCGATCTCTTCCATTTCTAGTATTTTTTCGGATTCTTGCCTACTCATACAGACTGCAATTAGAGCTGAAGACTTTATAGGTCTGCTTTTATATTGATCGTATTTTTTTGGATTAAAGAGTTCGGGCGAAACCGAATCTTTGTAGCATTGGGCATGAAAGTTTCCAAACCGTTCGAGTCCTTTATTGTAAAATATTTTTAAACGCCAAGGTTGTGTTAGTCCGTGCGTAGGAGCCCATTTTGCGCTTTCAACGATCTCCTCTAGTATTTTTTTATCAATGCGTTTGTCAGAAAACCTTTCGGGCTTTAAAGTTCTACGGTTACTTATAATCTCCCTTATAACCTCAAGTTGGCTCTCCATTTTATTTGGAAAGTTAATGAAATCGAATACTCTAATTATAATTGTACCAACCTAAGGTCTAGTTCCACTCGGATTAAATTTAACTCAAGATTAGAGCACTTATTTAACTCCCCTACTAATAATTCTTCTTGCTTTTTCATCCTATTTATAGATGCATTGTCCATCCCTAAGAGATGTAGGCTGTCAATGAATTCACTATCATCTAACTTTTTTAATAGTGCTTTAGCTATTTTTTGAATTTCTTCAAGACTTACTTTGCCATCGTTAAAATTTTGAGTCGTTGGTACATTTTTCAGCATAAGGAAATTTAATTTTTAGTGACAATCTTATTCTGTGAATCAATAGCGCTCATCGTATCAATATTCATTTGTAGTGTCGGATATTTGAATTCGATGGCAACTTATATAAAAAGAAATTGAATGGCAATACAGCTATTTATTGCAATTATCTTTATTGCACGGAGAGTGTGATGTGGTGGTCGATTCAGGAATAAAATAACTTGTTATCTACTTATTAACAATGAGTTACATCAGTATTTATTGTAAAGAGTAATTGTTACTTATCAAATTTATGTTGTCTTAGATAGTCGTGGTTCTTGTTATTTACATGAAGTACACATAATAAATATTACTTAGATGTAATGTAATAGGGTGTTGTTCTTGATATTTTGAATCAATTAGAAAATTATAGAGCCTCTAGTAGAGGTGTTCTTACCTGGATGGATAAAAATGGGCGCTTTGTAGATTTTGTTTATTTACAATTGCTTTATAGCGTATTAATTAATGATTATTGTCACTAACGAATCGTTTTTATTTATGATTAGTTAATTATCCGATAGGTTAGTTTATTTCTTAATACTTGTTATAAGTCTTATAAACAAAGGCTTATGTGGTAAAAGTGGTAAGTTATAATGGTTTTTAGAATTGAATGAGTATAAATATTACAGAAGTGTAATAATAAGTATAATATAATGATTGAATAGTGAAAAATGGGGACTAAAATAAGCAGTATAAAGACATATAATTTCTTTCATAGTCCGGAAATGAACTATAGAATAATAATAATGGATTTAAGCGATAGCGGTATAATTAGACACAACAACACTAATAGGTTAAACAGATAATAAATATATATAAAGCGATGAAATCTCAAACACAAATAGGACAACTTAAAGAAGCAATGGTCATAGATCAAAATGCTAGAACAAAGGCCAATAATGTGAAGCATTTATCAGGATCTAAATTTGTAGGGAAAATTTCGGTGAAAAGCGATCCCATTGATGCCTTGGACTATTTAGCTGAGCAAAGTAGAAATGGTAATATACTCCCTAGTTATGTAATAGCCAGTCTGGGT
Above is a window of Flavobacteriales bacterium DNA encoding:
- a CDS encoding nitroreductase; this translates as MESQLEVIREIISNRRTLKPERFSDKRIDKKILEEIVESAKWAPTHGLTQPWRLKIFYNKGLERFGNFHAQCYKDSVSPELFNPKKYDQYKSRPIKSSALIAVCMSRQESEKILEMEEIEAVACAVQNMHLTATAHGICCYWGTGGKTYSEEMKEFLGLGEKDKCLGLFHLGYPEGEWPTCSRNPSSEYSEWIED